The following are encoded together in the Strongyloides ratti genome assembly S_ratti_ED321, chromosome : 2 genome:
- a CDS encoding Protein unc-119 homolog, producing MEKSTNTALESLTKTSTPKNSNYPKTETITEEELRLKEIITAEDVLSLQTITSDYLCNSQDNTYDIEFTKFKIRDMDTDQVLFEIAKPSDDEILDSSEEDENGSKTLQSPESLKNIEDEVTTRTASRFVRYQFSSNFLVLKRVGATIEFTVGDKPVNNFRMIERHYFKDKLLKSFDFDFGFCIPNSKNTCEHIYHFPKLSDQLIEEMIANPYETRSDSFYFVDNQLIMHNKADYAYDGDF from the coding sequence atGGAAAAATCAACAAATACAGCATTAGAAAGTTTAACTAAAACATCAACACCAAAAAACAGCAATTATCCTAAAACTGAAACTATTACAGAGGAGGAATTAAggttaaaagaaattataacaGCTGAAGATGTGTTATCTTTACAAACTATCACATCAGATTATCTTTGCAATTCTCAAGATAATACCTATGATATagaatttacaaaatttaaaattagagATATGGATACTGACCAGGTACTTTTTGAGATAGCTAAACCATCTGATGATGAAATATTAGACTCATCAGAGGAAGATGAAAATGGAAGTAAGACACTCCAATCTCCtgaatctttaaaaaatattgaagatGAGGTAACAACAAGAACAGCCTCAAGATTTGTAAGATATCAATTTTCTTCTAATTTTCTTGTTCTTAAACGTGTTGGTGCAACCATTGAATTTACCGTTGGAGATAAACCAGTAAATAACTTTCGTATGATTGAAAGACATTATTTCAAAGAtaagttattaaaatcattCGATTTTGACTTTGGTTTTTGTATAccaaatagtaaaaatactTGTGaacatatttatcattttccaAAATTATCTGATCAATTGATAGAAGAAATGATTGCTAATCCATATGAAACGAGAAGtgattctttttattttgttgataATCAATTGATTATGCACAATAAAGCAGATTATGCTTATGATGGAGATTTTTGA
- a CDS encoding Zinc finger, CXXC-type domain-containing protein produces the protein MSNIMTASNQINSFNSLPNSNTDITSQINTGGTSRSNGRINSSPNNINCMEKSNSSSRTSSNPSPISSSISNNINHCYPNIQQPHTLQQQQQQTSGGSNSYHQISMATYNSSNNYSHMSPPHPIGLIQYPGIQNNSHIPVQTNYRPLQSNSSNTGNNNSNNNSGNSSSSTTTTTTTTSTPTAMNRSQRCGICRGCQCKPCGHCTYCQDSPQFGGPGVKKQSCIERRCLRVLENRLQRDSPTFKARLGCNNCDDCRLADCQVCLVCLDKRFFDNKYMTGALCAKKRCNNATSIELPCQIGNNTQERNLKRSLDHNTNGYEGNGKRRSNGNINNNYTTNQQIPPNFQQPLPQNGMNLMMNVNGIQQLPPTTIPSSTQNTVVPSTIPADPTTTSTPHQQSKHNNSPPTSYPMNIHDENLGKKGNHIPLTQQYPYQQIPQPSYHDTTYQSQIPQIPYSILHPSKYHTYQGASNNIYHHHNNNTSIHYPTTTYPGTTGTGHSYPLVSNNCTTTAPMNGSPLNGSLSSSSSISSYSNANFYDYDTSVYQGTFHPSTSADPYLPPSYTPELKNNVVIQQL, from the exons atgagtAATATAATGACAGCCTCTAATCAAATTAATAGTTTCAATTCTTTGCCTAATAGTAATACTGATATCACATCACAAATAAATACTGGAGGTACCAGTAGAAGTAATGGTAGAATTAATAGTTCACcaaataacattaattgTATGGAGAAATCAAATTCATCAAGTAGAACATCATCAAATCCATCACCAATATCATCATCTATTTCTAACAACATAAATCATTGTTATCCAAATATTCAACAACCTCATACAttacaacaacaacaacaacaaacTTCTGGAGGTTCTAATAGTTATCATCAAATATCTATGGCTACTTATAATtcatcaaataattattcacATATGTCACCACCACATCCAATAGGATTGATTCAATATCCTGGAATACAAAATAATTCTCATATTCCTGTACAAACAAATTATAGACCATTACAATCAAATTCTTCAAATACgggtaataataatagtaacaATAATTCTGGTAACTCATCATCATCTACCACAACGACAACAACCACCACTTCAACTCCAACAGCAATGAATCGTTCACAACGTTGTGGAATATGTCGTGGATGTCAATGTAAACCATGTGGTCATTGTACCTATTGTCAAGATTCACCACAATTTGGTGGTCCAGGTGTTAAAAAACAATCATGTATTGAAAGAAGATGCCTCCGTGTTCTTGAGAATCGTCTTCAAAGAGACTCACCAACATTTAAAGCACGCCTTGGTTGTAATAATTGTGATGATTGTAGATTAGCTGATTGTCAAGTTTGTTTGGTATGTTTAGATAAAAGATtctttgataataaatatatgacTGGAGCATTATGTgcaaaaaaaagatgtaaCAATGCTACAAGTATTGAGTTACCATGTCAAATAGGAAATAATACTCaagaaagaaatttaaaaagatcaTTAGATCATAATACTAATGGTTATGAAGGTAATGGTAAAAGAAGAAGTAAtggtaatattaataataattatactaCCAATCAACAGATACCACCAAATTTTCAACAACCGCTTCCACAAAATGGAATGAA tttaaTGATGAATGTAAATGGAATACAACAATTACCACCAACAACAATACCATCATCTACACAAAATACCGTAGTACCATCAACAATTCCTGCCGATCCAACTACAACATCAACACCACATCAACAATCAAAACATAATAATTCACCACCAACATCTTATCCAATGAATATTCATGATGAAAATTTAGGAAAAAAAGGAAATCATATACCATTAACTCAACAATATCCCTATCAACAGATTCCTCAACCATCATACCATGACACAACCTATCAATCACAAATACCACAAATTCCTTATTCTATACTTCATCCATCAAAATATCATACTTATCAAGGGGcaagtaataatatttaccatcatcataataataatacttcaATACATTATCCAACTACAACTTATCCAGGAACAACAGGTACTGGACATTCTTATCCATTAGTATCAAATAATTGTACCACAACAGCACCTATGAATGGATCTCCACTAAATGGGTCGTTATCATCATCCTCATCAATATCATCATATAGTAATgcaaatttttatgattatgATACATCAGTATATCAAGGAACTTTTCATCCATCAACTTCTGCTGATCCATATCTTCCACCAAGTTATACACCTgaacttaaaaataatgttgtCATTCAACAactatag
- a CDS encoding GH08526p — protein MMAQESGLNFYIDKFCAGGWSMDVTLRIGELVIGMKHLNKDEIKNMDTHINNLIVTFLQKLNTDNGRKRMSLNPHLVKDDEDDQIGYAWEKAYTEGLKIKDILQEESDIGFEQAVKKFVEEEKRKERLRNKPERCRIGVLRYVFLLIDLSNSMSEKTIQPSRIEAVVNESLKFIDKFFSQNPISQIGVIVCRDKKAEKLCDLTGNANKIKEAIKNIKRHDCRGEFSLQNGIQLAYRNFDGYPPHTSREIILFQGALSTCDAEDIFDTMSKMIKKNIRISGMSLSAHIYVTKTLCHQTGGTYKVILDQTHLQLILGNFVTPPIIQENAQSNLIMVGFPKLRKVIGKVFCQCHRKSNYPEEQKGYFCYQCGSLYCSVPVECRICHVILASAPLLTKTFTNMLPLKAFEEVKITREVLCKGCTETLHNGIAYKCYDCKMIFCIECDTLIHESLQICPGCH, from the exons ATGATGGCACAAGAATCAggtttaaacttttatattgataaattttgtgCCGGTGGTTGGTCAATGGATGTTACCTTAAGAATTGGTGAATTGGTTATTGGAATGAAGCATTTAAATAAGGATGAAATCAAAAACATGGATAcacatattaataatttaattgttacTTTCTTGCAGAAACTTAATACTGATAATGGGAG aaagaGAATGAGTTTGAATCCACATTTAGTTAAAGATGATGAAGATGATCAGATAGGATATGCTTGGGAAAAAGCTTATACAGAaggtttaaaaataaaagatattttacaGGAAGAATCTGATATTGGATTTGAACAAgcagtaaaaaaatttgtagaGGAAGAAAAAAGGAAGGAACGCCTTCGAAATAAACCTGAACGTTGTCGTATAGGAGTATTACGTTATGTCTTTCTTTTAATTGATTTATCAAATTCAATGTCTGAAAAAACAATTCAACCATCAAGAATAGAAGCTGTAGTAAAtgaatctttaaaatttatagacAAATTTTTTAGTCAAAATCCTATTTCTCAGATAGGAGTTATAGTATGTCGTGATAAGAAAGCTGAAAAACTTTGTGATTTAACTGGTAAtgcaaataaaataaaagaagcaataaaaaatatcaaacgTCATGATTGTCGTGGTGAATTCTCTCTTCAAAATGGTATACAATTAGCATATAGAAATTTTGATGGATACCCTCCTCATACATCAAGagaaataattctttttcagGGAGCTTTATCAACATGTGATGCTGAAGATATATTTGATACAATGTCAAagatgattaaaaaaaatattcgtATCTCTGGTATGTCATTATCAGCACATATTTATGTAACAAAAACATTATGCCATCAAACTGGTGGAACATATAAAGTAATTCTTGATCAAACACatttacaattaatattaGGAAATTTTGTTACTCCACCAATAATTCAGGAAAATGCTCAATCAAATCTTATAATGGTAGGATTTCCTAAATTAAGAAAAGTTATAGGAAAAGTTTTTTGTCAATGTCAtagaaaaagtaattatCCAGAAGAACAAAAAggttatttttgttatcaatGTGGTTCATTGTATTGTTCTGTTCCTGTTGAATGTAGAATATGTCATGTTATCTTAGCTTCAGCACCACTATTAACAAAAACTTTTACAAATATGTTACCTTTAAAAGCTTTTGAAGAAGTGAAAATTACTAGAGAAGTTTTATGTAAAGGATGTACAGAAACATTGCATAATGGAATAGCATATAAATGTTATGATTGTAAGATGATTTTTTGTATTGAATGTGATACATTAATTCATGAATCTCTTCAAATTTGTCCTGGTTGTCATTAA
- a CDS encoding Glycerol-3-phosphate dehydrogenase, NAD-dependent, C-terminal domain and Glycerol-3-phosphate dehydrogenase, NAD-dependent family and 6-phosphogluconate dehydrogenase, C-terminal-like domain and Glycerol-3-phosphate dehydrogenase, NAD-dependent, N-terminal domain and Dehydrogenase, multihelical domain and NAD(P)-binding domain and Glycerol-3-phosphate dehydrogenase, NAD-dependent, eukaryotic family-containing protein yields MAKRVSIIGSGNWGSAIARNIGQTTLQHKDTFESEVKMWVYEEIVNGEKLSEVINNRHENIKYLPGKKLPENVVAVTDLVEACKDADYLIFVVPHQFVTGLCNQLKGKIKPQAQAVSMIKGLALNDKSKNGIHLISDEIKSILNIRCSVLMGANLAHEVAEDQFCEATIGYSGTDPEEAKTLKKLFHRDFFRITVVKDADTVELCGALKNVVAVAAGISDGLGYGDNTKAAIIRLGLMEITKFVEKFFPPSDLRTFFQSCGVADLVTTCYGGRNRKLGMAFAKSDKDIKTLEKEVLNGQSAQGVYTAEEVAVMLKNTNSENEFPLFIGVDKVCKKEIKPEDLIECLKNHPEHD; encoded by the exons atggCTAAACGTGTCTCTATTATTGGATCAGGTAATTGGGGCTCAGCAATAGCGAGAAATATTGGACAAACAACATTACAACATAAAGATACTTTTGAGAGTGAAGTTAAAATGTGGGTATATGAAGAAATTGTTAATGGGGAAAAATTGTCAGAAGTTATAAATAATCGtcatgaaaatattaaatatttacccGGTAAAAAATTACCGGAAAATGTTGTTGCTGTGACTGATCTTGTTGAGGCATGTAAAGATGCTGATTACCTTATTTTTGTTGTACCACATCAATTTGTTACTGGACTTTGTAATCAATTAAAAGGAAAAATTAAACCTCAAGCTCAAGCTGTTTCAATGATTAAAGGTTTAGCCTTGaatgataaaagtaaaaatggTATTCATTTGATTAGTGATGAAATAAaatctattttaaatattagatGTTCTGTCTTAATGGGTGCTAACCTTGCTCATGAAGTTGCTGAAGATCAATTTTGTGAAGCCACTATTG gTTATAGTGGAACAGACCCAGAAGAAGCAAAAACATTAAAGAAACTTTTTCATAGAGATTTTTTCCGCATAACAGTTGTTAAAGATGCTGATACAGTTGAGTTATGTGGGGCATTAAAGAATGTTGTTGCAGTTGCTGCTGGAATTTCAGATGGTCTCGGGTATGGAGATAATACAAAAGCTGCCATTATACGTTTAGGTTTAATggaaataacaaaatttgttgaaaaattttttccacCTTCTGATCTTAGAACATTTTTCCAATCATGTGGAGTTGCTGATTTAGTTACAACATGTTATGGTGGAAGAAATAGAAAACTTGGAATGGCATTTGCTAAAAGtgataaagatataaaaaccTTAGAAAAAGAGGTATTAAATGGGCAATCAGCTCAAGGAGTATATACTGCTGAAGAGGTTGCtgtaatgttaaaaaatactaattCTGAAAATGAATTTCCACTTTTCATTGGAGTTGATAAAGTatgtaaaaaagaaattaaaccAGAAGACCTCATagaatgtttaaaaaatcatcCTGAACATGattaa